The window TTTGTCGCCGGAGTACACAGCCGAGCGCTCTATCACAACAATAGGGACGGCACATTCAGCGACGTGACGGTGAAGGCGCATCTGGGCGGTTGGAACGACGCTGAGCACGGCCCACTCTGGTCTGTCACCGCCGCGTGGGTGGACGTCAACAATGACGGGTTGCTCGACCTATTTGTGGTTAACTACCTTCGGTGGAACTACGAAAAAGAACCTCTCTGCGGCTTCGCTGGCGCCTACGATTACTGCAGCCCCGATTTCTACAGGGGCCAGCCGAACCAGTTGTTCCTGAACAGGGGTGACGGCACGTTCGAAGATGTGTCGGCGGAGTGGGGCATTCGCCAACACGTCGGCAAAGGGATGGGCGTCGGCATTGCGGACTACGATTTGGACGGCCGTCCAGACCTGTTTGTTACCAATGACACCTACTTCAACTTCCTTTTTCATCATACTGGACAGAAGTTCGAGGAAGTTGCACTTGAAATGGGTGTCGGACTGATTGAAGATGGCGAGTTTGTCTCAGGCATGGGAGTGGACTTCAGAGACATTAACAACGACGGTTATCCGGACATCGTTTTCCCAGCCTTGCAAAGACAGTTATTCCATATTTTTCAGGGCACGGAGGGAAAACGCTTTGAGGAAATTACCGACAAGAGCGGGATGGAGCTCCTCAGCATGCCAATGAGCGGGTACGGAGTTGGGCTGTTCGACTTCGACAACGACGGGTGGAAAGACTTGTTCGTCAGCCGCGGCCACGTCGAGATGCTGAGCAAACCCGGTATGGAGATCGAGCAGCACAACACCGTTTTTCGCAACCTCGGCAAGAGCGGCCGTTGGCAAGCACTGACAGAGGAAGCGGGATTAGCCGCCGCACCCCCAAAGCGGCACCGCGGCTGCGCCTTTGGCGACTTTGATGGTGACGGCCGCATCGACGTGGCGGTGACGGCTCTGCTTCAACCAGCGGAGATTTGGATAAACCGGAGTGAAGGAGCCCGGCACTGGCTGGCAATTGCACTCGAAGGCGCTAAGAGTAACCGCGACGGGATCGGCGCAGTGATCAAAATAGTGACCCAAAGTGGCACACAGTGGAATCACATGACAACGAGCGTCGGTTATGCCTCTTCCAGCCACGGCCCGGTGCATTTCGGCCTGGGCGGCGACGACAAAGTGGAACAAGTCGAGATTCGCTGGCCTTCCGGAATCATACAGAGGCTTCGCAATGTCTCTGGTGACAGAGTGCTCAGGGTGAAGGAGGCAGCGAGCCCGTGACACTGGGTTCCGGGCCGTGCTGCTGCTTTTCGGCCATAAGCCGCTGGACAATCGCTTTTTCTTTGGCTCCTTCCTGTGGACGTTTGAGGATGTAATAGAGTGCCGCTAGTTCGATATGCGGCGGCAGCCACTGCGGGTCTTCGTGCACGCAGGACTCAAGGTCTTTTACCGCCGTGCCCAAGTGCTCTTGGGCGCGTTCGACTCTTGCCAGCTCATACAAGGTGAGCAACGACCTTGGGTTGAGCGCGAGCGCTTCATTGAACTGCTGCCTGGCATCGTCCAGCTTCCGTTGATTGTAGAAAATGATTCCGAGTTGTGTTCGGGCTTGAAGGTTCTGGGGGTTAGCCTTCAACGCTTTTTCGTATTCCTCCGCCGCGCCATTTTCGTCACCGGAATAGCCATCCAGCATTGCGAGTGTGAGGTATGCATTGGAGGCATGTGGATCGATTCGAATTGCCGCCTCCGCGTCACTACGGGCTTTGTCGAAATCGGTGAGCCCCATATAAACGACTGCTGCGAGTTCGTACGCCTCGGCCTTGTACCCCCGGTCGGCAACTTTCTGAACTCGCTCGAGGCCCTCGCGCGGGTGGGCGGCGCGAATCAATGCCATCCCAAGGATCCACTCAAGGTCGAGATTGTTGGGATGCGACTTCTCAAGCGGCTTGAGAAGCGCGATGGCCTGGGCCACCTGGCGCAGGTGCAACTCGCAGTTGGCCAGCAGCGTGGCAATCCGAACGTTATTCGGCTCGCCGTTGTGGATCGTGCCAAACCGCTGGGCTGCCTGCAGGTAGTCGCCTTTCCGAAAGCATGCAAGCGCCAGATTAAATCGGAGAGATGAATTGTCGGGCTCCTCCTTGAGTGCCATTTGATATTGTGCGATCGCTTCGTCGAAACGACCGAGTGAAACCAGGGCGGTAGCAAGATTGGCTCGAGCGGCTACCATTTCCGGATGCGCTTCGAGAAGCTGGCGGTATTCGCGAACTGCCAGTGCAGCATTACCTCTCTGCAGAGCCTCGTACGCTTCCTGAGACATTGCCTGAGCATCGGCTTCCCGCAGGTCTTGTCCGCGGAGGGCAAAGCTAACCATCACGGTAGCAAGTACCGATGCGATGAGGGCTCGTGAGGGGAGGTGGCGAAACGACATTGGAGGCACCTGTGTTCATGCCATAACTTTCAACAGTCTACGATTGAATCGCTCCTTTCTTCAAGCGGGTAAACCCCAGAGACTTGCGTTATTTGACCATAAGAGCTCTCTGTGGCCTCACCCGAGAAGCCTGATTGGCACTGTGATCCGCCGAAGATCGAATGTGTTCAATACATTGAACAACCACACGATCAGGGCCCAAATCGCGCTTGACTGTTTGATTGGCGAGCATAGAATGCCCTCATGCTTGGGACAGTTTTGGACAACGTTAGTTAATTTCGTTACAGCGTAATCTCAATACCAGACGGGCGAATTCCAATCGTGAAGGGGAGCAGATCAATCTTCCTTCGAAGCGATTCCTTGAATGGCCGGATTAACTGTGGGATTCCGTAGATTGAATGGGACTGGCCCTGAGAAGGTATGGGATAAAAAAGGTTGTGGCCAGAAATGGAGTGTAGCCGTGGGACGATCATATCTCTCTGAAGAGGGCTCTAAGCGCAAAGTGGTCACGAGATTGTTCCACCTCTCCTATTTGACCCTGGTGCTTGCACTTGCTTATCCCATAATGTGCCCAGGACAACAGGTGAATGCAACATTAAGTGGTACGGTTCGCGATGTCAGTGGGGCCGTCGTGCCACAAGCGACTCTTGCGGCCAAAAACGTCAACACAGGGGGCGTTACGAGGACGGTCTCCGATGCGTCGGGGAACTACATTTTCCCATCGCTTCCTCCCGCAACATACACTATCTCCGCAGAAAAAAACGGTTTTAATACAACCGTGGTTTCCAACATCGCCCTGTCCGTGTATGGAAAGTCTACGATCGATGTGATCTTGCGAGTGGGGCAGGTGAGGCAGACAGTGGAGGTCCAAGGGACCGCTCCGCTCGTCAACACGAGCAGCGCCAGCATCGGGACCCTTATTAGCGAAAGAGCAACACTCGATCTCCCACTCAATGCACGCCGTACCAGCGCACTGGCGCTCTTGGTTCCAGCCGTCGCGAACACTTCAGGAAGCTCGCTAACTTCGGCTAGCGGCAACGGTTCAGGCTTCAACCAGACAAGTTTTAGTTCGGTGGGCAGCACGTCTGCCAGCAACCTGATTTTGATTGATGGAATGTTAAATCGGGCGCTTAACAATGGCGGGTTCGCGCTGGACCTTGCGCCGGAGATGGTTAAGGAATTTAAAATCCAAAATAACGTATACGACGCCACATATGGCGTTGCTGCCGGTGCGGTGATGAACATAGTTACCCCCTCCGGCTCAAACCAGTTTCACGGTTCTGCGTGGGACTACCTTCGCAACAAAGTGCTGGATGCCCGAAACTTCTTTGCCCTTAACCAGACGGACCCTTCTACCGGAGCGGAAATCCCCGGCTCTGCACGACCGGAATTTATCAGGAACCAGTTTGGTTTCTCGGTCGGGGGACCGATTCGAAAAAATAAGGTGTTCTTTTTTGGAAGTTATGAGGGATTGCGATGGGTTCAAGGCCAGACTTCGACCTCTGTAGTCCCGACTGCGGCAGAGAGGTCGGGGGATTTCAGCTCTTTCCTTACCGGTCAAACATTAAACCTCTGCGGGGCTGGAGGCCCGGCAAATCTTAACTTTGATTCAGGGCAATTGTTTGATCCTGCAACCGAGTATCAATTTACGTGTCCAGCCGGAAGCGCGCTGGCAGGCTCAACAATACTTGCTGGACAACCCGTTTCTGGAAACATGATTAGCAGCATCAACCCTGTTGCGCAGAAGGTCTTGTCATTGTTCCCAGCGCCGAATGCGCCCGGCATCGTAAATTTCATCAACGGAAAACCCTTGCGCGAGCAGGACGATACAATACTTGTACGGGTTGACACAGACATTTCCGCGAAGGATCAGTTGTTCGCTCATTATGTTTTCGGCAACTCAAACATATTCTACCCGGGAAATTTCGACCCTTTTAATACTTTCCAACATTACCGGGGCCAGAACGCCGTGGTAGGGTGGACTCATATCTTCTCGCCTACGCTGCTCAGCGAGGCGCGGGTTGGCATCCTGCGAGGCTATCAGAATCGGGAATGCGCTGCATGTCCCCACCCCCCGGGGACCCTCGCTGGTTTCGGGATTCAAGGCGTTGCCGCTTCGTCACCCGGAACGGAGATAATGCCTGATATCCTCTTTGCCAACTTCGCGGGGTGGGGTGATGGTAGCTTCAACCCGGACATCCTTCCGGACATGCTTGAAAAATATGAAGGCACGTTGACCAAAATTCATGGCCGTCACACCATTGCAGTCGGCGGTGACCTGAACTTTTACCAGTTGTTGGGATACCAGGATCCGGCACAGCTTAACAGTCAGATCTTATACAATGGCCAATATTCTTCGTTGGCGGGAGTGGTTCCGGATGTCAGCGCCATCTCCGACTTGGCGGACATGGAGCTGGGTTATCCGTCGTCCGGAACTTACATGAAAAACGCATTCGTCAATGAATATGTTGGGGGAGGGTGGTTTAGTTTGTTTGGTCAGGACAGCTTCCGGGTTAGCAATAGTTTAAGCATTCAGCTTGGCCTGAGATGGGAATACCGGAAGCAACCACATGACAAACACGATAAGATTGCGACAATATTTCCACTGAGTAACAGCTTTACACCGGGCGATGCGCTTCTGGTTACGGCGCTCCCCGACGCCGAAAACGATGCCCTCTGCTCTCAAACATATTTCATCTCGGCAACAGGGCAGTGCCTCCTGATGACATCGGCGCAAAGGGTGCAGTACGGCCTTACCGGTGGCAAGCGCCGACAGGTCAGCCTGGGCGATAGCTGGCATAACTTCGCACCGCGGCTTGGCATTTCGTGGAGGCCGTCTCAATCGAATAAAATCGTTATCCATGCGGGAGCAGGACTGTTCTATGACCTGCCGGAAACGAATCAGCTGGTCGCATACAATAATAATAATCCTGTCAATTCGCAGACGCTCCTCTATGCGCCGGCGATAGGAGAGGCCCCTCCCTTAACAAATGGTGCTCCAACCACAACTGAGACGATGTTTGCCGGAGCTGCGGGGGCAGCAGTGCCGCTTTCTGCTGTTGGTGGGCAGGTTCAGGCGTTGCCGATGTACTTCACGCCCACAGTGTATGAGTGGAGTTTGGTGGTGGATTCTCAATTGGCACAAACCTGGGCGTTGGAGGTTGGATATATCGGAAATCGTGGTGTTCACCTCAGTACGTACTATTCTCCCGGAAACCAGGCCAGGCCAGGAGTTGGCGATATTGGTCCGCGGCGGGTCTGGCCAGATCTTGGCGCCTATACATATAACGCCTATAACGGTATCTCGAGATATAACGCACTGACAGCCAGGGTGACAAAAAATTTCTCCCGGGGTCTTTCTGTGCTGGCCGCTTACACCTACTCAAAGGAGATGGATTTCAACGGAGGCGACTCGTCTGAAATCACACTCCTGCAAGATGCCAATAATCCCAGGTCCGGCTATTCTGTCGGTGATATCAGCATCCCTCAGGTCCTGTCGATCAGCCCCATTTGGGAACTGCCTTTCGGAAGTGGTCGGCGGTACCTCAATCGCACGGGTCTGGCCAACGCTCTTGCAGGCGGGTGGGAGTTCAGCGGAATTATCACTTTCCAGAATGGCAACCCATTTACGGTGTATTCCCCTCAGGACTATTCGAACAGTGGATCCGCCTCTCCCCGACCGGATCGGATTTGCAATGGCGCAGGTCCCAAAACCGTTGAGGAGTGGTTCAATACGAGTTGCTTTACCACCGCCAACCTCGCACTGGCGCTGGCCAACGGAACGCCCCGATTCGGCACCTCCGGCCGCAACATCTTATTTGGGCCCAGCCTGAAGCAGTGGGATATCTCTTTCATCAAACGGAACCAAATCAGCGAGCGTTTTTCACTTGAATTTCGAGCAGAATTTTTCAACTTGTTTAACCATCCTCATTTTGGGATTCCCTCGTCCACGACGGATACAGGTGATTTCGGGCTGATCACAAGTCAGGTTGGAACGCCGCGTGATATTCAGTTTGGCCTGAAATTGAAATTTTAGCCGGAAATGCGGATATGAAGGAATGAGTCGGCCCTTTGGACAAACAGAGTTATCCCTTGCACGACGGAGGCGAGGCATGAAATGGTCGTTTTTTGCTGGCAAGCGGTCTTATACCAGGGGAGTACGAGTCTGCCTTCAATGTGTTTGGATGGTCCCGTTACTGGCCCTTGTGGGTTCACTCCCTGCCTCGGCGCAAACAAGTATGTCCACTGTACGAGGAGCCGTGACTGATCAATCTGGTGCGGTAGTGCCTGGGGCTCAGGTCCAATTGATAGATATTTCGACGAATCTTGTTGTCAGAACTGTCAGTACGAATGCCAATGGTAACTACGAGATCCCTTTTGTTAAAGGTGGCCACTACCAAATCACAGCATCGCACATTGGATTTGACACTTATACTGAAACGGATATTTTCCTCGCGAGCAACGAAACCAAGCGTGTAGACCCTGTACTGCATGTGGGCTCAACCACTACGAAAGTGAGCGTAAGCGGTGCGGCAAACGTCATTCAAACCGAAGGTGGAGAGATTGGCGGGACGCTCACCGATAAAACGTATTCAAATCTTCCTGTCCCCGGGAATTCCTATTCTTCTCCGCTAGATCCGCTGGCTACCATGCCGCTTGTACAGATGGACAGGGAATGGGGAGTCTCCATTGCCGGGCAGTCCGGCAATCAGCTCGATATGGCGATGGACGGGGTTCTCGAAGAGAACTTCAATACTCAGACCGTCAATATGGAAGACGCCAGCGAGCTTAAAGTGATGGGGGTCAATAACAGCGCGGAGTTTAGCCGGCCAGCGACTTTCAATGTCGTGACAAAACGAGGGTCGGAAAAATACCACGGCGAGGTGGAATACTACCTGCGCAACTCCGCCTTGGGCGCGCGAGGCTTTTTCG of the Acidobacteriota bacterium genome contains:
- a CDS encoding CRTAC1 family protein, translated to MGATLLQPAVSRCADFVQNQASTPIRFALHPIPFRLETDETLKAPHAPATMAGGVGVFDYNQDGRPDIFFTNGANIATLKKDKPKYSNRLFRNDGNGVFTDVTDRAGLAGTGYDIGVAIGDYDNDGYPDLFVAGVHSRALYHNNRDGTFSDVTVKAHLGGWNDAEHGPLWSVTAAWVDVNNDGLLDLFVVNYLRWNYEKEPLCGFAGAYDYCSPDFYRGQPNQLFLNRGDGTFEDVSAEWGIRQHVGKGMGVGIADYDLDGRPDLFVTNDTYFNFLFHHTGQKFEEVALEMGVGLIEDGEFVSGMGVDFRDINNDGYPDIVFPALQRQLFHIFQGTEGKRFEEITDKSGMELLSMPMSGYGVGLFDFDNDGWKDLFVSRGHVEMLSKPGMEIEQHNTVFRNLGKSGRWQALTEEAGLAAAPPKRHRGCAFGDFDGDGRIDVAVTALLQPAEIWINRSEGARHWLAIALEGAKSNRDGIGAVIKIVTQSGTQWNHMTTSVGYASSSHGPVHFGLGGDDKVEQVEIRWPSGIIQRLRNVSGDRVLRVKEAASP
- a CDS encoding tetratricopeptide repeat protein, giving the protein MSFRHLPSRALIASVLATVMVSFALRGQDLREADAQAMSQEAYEALQRGNAALAVREYRQLLEAHPEMVAARANLATALVSLGRFDEAIAQYQMALKEEPDNSSLRFNLALACFRKGDYLQAAQRFGTIHNGEPNNVRIATLLANCELHLRQVAQAIALLKPLEKSHPNNLDLEWILGMALIRAAHPREGLERVQKVADRGYKAEAYELAAVVYMGLTDFDKARSDAEAAIRIDPHASNAYLTLAMLDGYSGDENGAAEEYEKALKANPQNLQARTQLGIIFYNQRKLDDARQQFNEALALNPRSLLTLYELARVERAQEHLGTAVKDLESCVHEDPQWLPPHIELAALYYILKRPQEGAKEKAIVQRLMAEKQQHGPEPSVTGSLPPSP
- a CDS encoding TonB-dependent receptor yields the protein MAGLTVGFRRLNGTGPEKVWDKKGCGQKWSVAVGRSYLSEEGSKRKVVTRLFHLSYLTLVLALAYPIMCPGQQVNATLSGTVRDVSGAVVPQATLAAKNVNTGGVTRTVSDASGNYIFPSLPPATYTISAEKNGFNTTVVSNIALSVYGKSTIDVILRVGQVRQTVEVQGTAPLVNTSSASIGTLISERATLDLPLNARRTSALALLVPAVANTSGSSLTSASGNGSGFNQTSFSSVGSTSASNLILIDGMLNRALNNGGFALDLAPEMVKEFKIQNNVYDATYGVAAGAVMNIVTPSGSNQFHGSAWDYLRNKVLDARNFFALNQTDPSTGAEIPGSARPEFIRNQFGFSVGGPIRKNKVFFFGSYEGLRWVQGQTSTSVVPTAAERSGDFSSFLTGQTLNLCGAGGPANLNFDSGQLFDPATEYQFTCPAGSALAGSTILAGQPVSGNMISSINPVAQKVLSLFPAPNAPGIVNFINGKPLREQDDTILVRVDTDISAKDQLFAHYVFGNSNIFYPGNFDPFNTFQHYRGQNAVVGWTHIFSPTLLSEARVGILRGYQNRECAACPHPPGTLAGFGIQGVAASSPGTEIMPDILFANFAGWGDGSFNPDILPDMLEKYEGTLTKIHGRHTIAVGGDLNFYQLLGYQDPAQLNSQILYNGQYSSLAGVVPDVSAISDLADMELGYPSSGTYMKNAFVNEYVGGGWFSLFGQDSFRVSNSLSIQLGLRWEYRKQPHDKHDKIATIFPLSNSFTPGDALLVTALPDAENDALCSQTYFISATGQCLLMTSAQRVQYGLTGGKRRQVSLGDSWHNFAPRLGISWRPSQSNKIVIHAGAGLFYDLPETNQLVAYNNNNPVNSQTLLYAPAIGEAPPLTNGAPTTTETMFAGAAGAAVPLSAVGGQVQALPMYFTPTVYEWSLVVDSQLAQTWALEVGYIGNRGVHLSTYYSPGNQARPGVGDIGPRRVWPDLGAYTYNAYNGISRYNALTARVTKNFSRGLSVLAAYTYSKEMDFNGGDSSEITLLQDANNPRSGYSVGDISIPQVLSISPIWELPFGSGRRYLNRTGLANALAGGWEFSGIITFQNGNPFTVYSPQDYSNSGSASPRPDRICNGAGPKTVEEWFNTSCFTTANLALALANGTPRFGTSGRNILFGPSLKQWDISFIKRNQISERFSLEFRAEFFNLFNHPHFGIPSSTTDTGDFGLITSQVGTPRDIQFGLKLKF